The sequence CGGCGCCTGTTTTATAGCTTATAAGTATACCTGTATCGCCCCGAGCATTTATTTGTATGCCTCGGGGATAATCTCCTTTTACCGGGAGATCGCATATCATCGGCACATCGCGTTCAAGTATTGCCGCCGACACCGTCTTTACAAGGCTTATATCTCCAATGACAAATCCGTTCTTTTTTGCCCATGCATCGGGCGAAAACCTATGATTTATATCAGTTGCCGTTGTTATTACGGGAGTCGCCTCTAAATATTCGGACAGCTTCAGCGCAAGCGCGTTTGCCCCGCCTATATGTCCCGATAAGATCGGTATCACAAAGCGTCCCAGCTCATCTATAACTATAACTGCAGGGTCTGTCTGCTTGTTATGAACATACGGCGCTATATTTCTTACGGCAATGCCGCAGGAGCCGATAAAAACGAGTGCGTCCGCCTTGGAAAAGAGCTCTTTATATAAGTCGGCGGACAGGCTTTGTATCGTAATAAGTCCCGCTTCTTTCAATCTTTCGGGAACGAAAATGCAAACCTCACAGTCCTTAATGCAGGCTTTAAGCCTTATTGCCAAAGCGCGTCCCCTCTTACTGTATGCAAAAATTGCGATCTTCATTTTTTCGCCTCTCGGTATTCTGTACTGAACGCAGGATCGTATAAAAGCGAACGTAAATACTCATCGCCCAAAACGTTCCCAACTATTATAAGCGCAGTCTTTTCTATATTGTTTCGTCTTACGGTATCATAAAGCGTGCCCACACTGCATCGAAGTATCTTTTCGTCAGGCCAAGACGCCTTGTACACAACTGCTGCGGGCGTGTCTTCGCTCCATCCGCCCAAAATAAGCTCGCTTTGAAGACTTTCGCAAAGCGACGCGCTTAAAAAGATCACCATGGTCGCCTTATGCGCCGAGAGAGCGCGCACCGACTGCGCATCAGGCACGGGCGTTCGTCCCGCCGCGCGCGTGATTATCACGCTTTGGCTTACGCCGGGAAGCGTATACTCCGCTTTAAGCGAAGCCGCAGCCGCCGAAAACGAGCTGACTCCCGGGCATACCGAAAACTCTATTCCAAGCTTAAAGAGCGCGTCAAACTGCTCCCTTACGGCGCCGTAAAGACACGGATCTCCCGTATGAAGACGCACCGTTGTCTTTCTTTCTCCCTCCGCCCGTTTTATGACGTCTATCACCTCATCAAGCGTCATCTTCGCGCTGTTAAATATTCTGCAGTCTTTTTTTGCATATGAAAGAAGCTCGGGATTTACAAGAGATCCCGTATATATTATAATGTCGGCTTCGCTCAAAAGGCGCGCGCCTCTTATCGTTATAAGGTCAGGCGCGCCGCTTCCCGCTCCTACGAAGTAAACCATGGTATTACTCCTTTACTATCTTCTTAAAAAGACTTTGCGCGTTTTCGCTTTCGCATAAAAAGCCGTGCTGTCTTGAAAACATTATAACACCTGCTTCGGCTTTTCCCGATATGCGTGCGCTTATATTTGATTCGATGCGCTGCATTATTCGTCTCAGCGTATTATCATAAACATTGTTTTCTTTTAGAATATCAAGCGCCGCATCGCATGTGGGACACTCAAGAATTCGCTCCATTTGATTTGGAAAAATCCCCTGAGTGCCGGCATTGGCGGCTATTATCTCCATTCGGCAGTCTCCGTATTTTGAGTGAGTATTGAACATCCCTCCGGCAAGCTTTACAAGTTTGCCCATATGGCCTATGATGAGTATGCCTTTAAAACCGAACATAACGGCCAAATCTAAAGCGTCTCCTATAAAATTAGAGGTGACCACCGCATATTTTTCATCTGCTCCCAGGCTTTTTATATATTCAATACCGTAATTTCCGGGCGCAAGCATTACATATTCCTCACCGCTCTCTTTTCTCTCAGAAAGCTCCAGACGTATCGTTTCTATAAGCGCCTGTTCGCTCATCGGTTCCACGATCCCGGTAGTTCCGAGTATAGATATGCCTCCCACTATCCCGAGGCGGGAGTTTAGAGTCTTTTTTGCAATGCTCTCGCCCTCGGGCGCGGATATCAGCACCGAAAGCCCGCCCCTGTGATCGGTGATACGGCAAACCTCCAAAAGGTTATCTCTTATCTGGCGGCGCGGGCCGGAATTTATCGCCGCCTCGCCCACGTTTCTGTCAAGTCCTCTCTTAGTCACGCGGCCTATGCCGCGTCCGCCTTCGATAAGTATTTCGGGCGCAGATATGCGCGAAACCTCGGCAAAAATATATATCCCGTCGGTTATGTCGGGGTCGTCGCCGCTGTCTTTTTTAACGGCGCATTTTACCGAGTTTTTATCTATGCTTATTTCTTCTATGTCAAGCGTTACATTTATCCCCTTAGGCGTTGATATAGTTATCTTTTCAAGCCTTCTGCCCGTAAGAAGCATCCATGCCGCCGCCTTTGACGCTGCCGCGGCGCATGTGCCCGTAGTATATCCAAGCCTTAAACGCTTTCCGTCTTTATTTATATACTCTCTCATATCTTCACCGCATTATCTGATAAAGAAGCGCGTTTACAACAGCGGCCGCAACGCTGCTTCCGCCCTTTCTCCCGCGAGCAACGATATGCGGCATGTCCGACATAATGATAAGCTCTTTACTTTCCGCTACGTTTACAAATCCCACGGGAACGCCTATCACCAACGCAGGCCGAATGTGCCCTTCATCGCAGAGCTCCTTTAGTCGTATAAGAGCGGTAGGCGCGTTGCCTATGGCAAAAATACACGATTTTTCTATGTGCGAAGCCTTTTCCATCGACACAGCCGCTCTCGTTATGCCGCGCGCTTTCGCCTCGGAAGCCACATCTTCATCAGACATAAAGCAATGTACGCGCCCGCCCAAGCGTGAAAGCACGCTCTTATTTATGCCGGCACGCGCCATATTCGTATCGGTAACGATATCGCATCCGCTCCGAAGCGCCGCAATACCCTTCTTTACTGCTCCTTCGGAAAAAACGAGATCGTCGGCATAGTCAAGGTCTGCCGTCGCATGAATGGCGCGTTTTATCACCTGCTCGTTTTCAGGCGCCAAAATCTTTCCTCCGAGCAGCTCAGAAATTATCTCAAAGCTGCGCTTTTCAATTTCCGAAGGCTCTATGTTTTCGATCATTCTTATGCTTTTCCTCCAAACATGCTTTATAAAAGTTTACTGCAAAATCGATATTCGAATAAAAATGAAAGTGGGGGTATCCGGCGTAGAGTCTGTCTGTTGCAAATACTCCGCTCCATACTCTGCCGGAGGGCTTTCGCGCTTCAAATGAATCGCCGCTTGATCCGCAGTCCCAATAGTGAAACTCGTGCGCGCGTATTTTCTCTCCCTTGCGGCAGAGCATATTGTCATGCTTTGCCGTAAGCTCAATATATCCGAATCGGGAAAGTCTGCCCGTGTCAAAGCACTTGCCGTCAAAAAAGCCCGCCATGGGATACTCTCCTATGCT is a genomic window of Clostridia bacterium containing:
- the cbiD gene encoding cobalamin biosynthesis protein CbiD, with product MREYINKDGKRLRLGYTTGTCAAAASKAAAWMLLTGRRLEKITISTPKGINVTLDIEEISIDKNSVKCAVKKDSGDDPDITDGIYIFAEVSRISAPEILIEGGRGIGRVTKRGLDRNVGEAAINSGPRRQIRDNLLEVCRITDHRGGLSVLISAPEGESIAKKTLNSRLGIVGGISILGTTGIVEPMSEQALIETIRLELSERKESGEEYVMLAPGNYGIEYIKSLGADEKYAVVTSNFIGDALDLAVMFGFKGILIIGHMGKLVKLAGGMFNTHSKYGDCRMEIIAANAGTQGIFPNQMERILECPTCDAALDILKENNVYDNTLRRIMQRIESNISARISGKAEAGVIMFSRQHGFLCESENAQSLFKKIVKE
- a CDS encoding cobalt-precorrin 5A hydrolase, which gives rise to MKIAIFAYSKRGRALAIRLKACIKDCEVCIFVPERLKEAGLITIQSLSADLYKELFSKADALVFIGSCGIAVRNIAPYVHNKQTDPAVIVIDELGRFVIPILSGHIGGANALALKLSEYLEATPVITTATDINHRFSPDAWAKKNGFVIGDISLVKTVSAAILERDVPMICDLPVKGDYPRGIQINARGDTGILISYKTGAAPFEKTLCLIPVILHVGIGCKKGTSAEQIKKAIENVFSREGIDKRAVKLYSTIDLKANEPGLISYCRAEGKPLVVYGAKELRAVEGDFVASDFVKSVTGVDNVCERAAMAGAHELVVKKTAAGGVTVAVAAENTEVCFE
- a CDS encoding precorrin-8X methylmutase — translated: MIENIEPSEIEKRSFEIISELLGGKILAPENEQVIKRAIHATADLDYADDLVFSEGAVKKGIAALRSGCDIVTDTNMARAGINKSVLSRLGGRVHCFMSDEDVASEAKARGITRAAVSMEKASHIEKSCIFAIGNAPTALIRLKELCDEGHIRPALVIGVPVGFVNVAESKELIIMSDMPHIVARGRKGGSSVAAAVVNALLYQIMR
- the cobM gene encoding precorrin-4 C(11)-methyltransferase, with amino-acid sequence MVYFVGAGSGAPDLITIRGARLLSEADIIIYTGSLVNPELLSYAKKDCRIFNSAKMTLDEVIDVIKRAEGERKTTVRLHTGDPCLYGAVREQFDALFKLGIEFSVCPGVSSFSAAAASLKAEYTLPGVSQSVIITRAAGRTPVPDAQSVRALSAHKATMVIFLSASLCESLQSELILGGWSEDTPAAVVYKASWPDEKILRCSVGTLYDTVRRNNIEKTALIIVGNVLGDEYLRSLLYDPAFSTEYREAKK